A single genomic interval of Cucumis sativus cultivar 9930 chromosome 7, Cucumber_9930_V3, whole genome shotgun sequence harbors:
- the LOC101220070 gene encoding protein root UVB sensitive 2, chloroplastic, with translation MDLLNKFSARNKDPEKSPSLPVSWIEVSDSVSRRCQFQPDGHLSVKIIDDSRPAIQRIVDSFLNTFFPSGYPYSVSEGYLRYTQFRALQHVTSAALSVLSTQSLLFAAGLRPTAAQATVVSWVLKDGMQHVGKLICSNLGARMDSEPKRWRVIADVLYDLGAGLEVISPLCPHLFLEMAGLGNFAKGMAVVAARATRLPIYSSFAKEGNLSDLFAKGEAISTLFNVVGIGAGLQLASTICSSIQGKLVAAPLLSIVHVYCVVEQMRATPINTLNPQRTAMIVADFVKAGRIPSPADIRYQEDLVFPGRLIEEAGNVKVGRALHEVIKPSKLVEMKQIFPGEKFVLNQSKKWVDMVLEHDASGEDALRGWLVAAYTTNIKEPSHEPTASVLLEAYEKMNDVFTPFLSELQAKGWYTDRFLDGAGSRFAW, from the exons ATGGACTTGCTG AACAAGTTCAGTGCCCGCAACAAGGACCCTGAGAAATCACCTTCTCTTCCTGTTTCATGGATTGAAGTCTCCGACTCTGTCTCCCGCCGCTGCCAATTTCAACCTGATGGTCATCTTTCT GTGAAGATTATTGATGACTCAAGACCAGCTATTCAGCGTATCGTTGATTCCTTCCTCAATACATTTTTTCCCTCAGGATACCCATACAG TGTCAGCGAAGGTTATTTGAGGTATACACAATTTCGAGCCTTGCAACATGTTACTAGTGCAGCTCTGTCAGTACTGTCAACTCAG TCACTGCTGTTTGCTGCAGGCTTGCGGCCAACAGCGGCACAAGCTACTGTTGTAAGTTGG GTTTTGAAGGATGGGATGCAACATGTTGGAAAACTTATATGCAGCAATTTAGGTGCAAGAATGGATTCAGAGCCCAAAAGGTGGAGAGTTATAG CTGATGTCCTCTATGACTTGGGAGCTGGCTTGGAAGTTATTTCTCCCTTATGCCCTCATCTTTTTCTTGAGATGGCCGGGTTAGGAAACTTTGCAAAG GGTATGGCAGTAGTTGCTGCAAGAGCAACAAGATTACCGATATATTCTTCATTTGCTAAAGAAGGCAATCTTAGTGACCTTTTTGCCAAAGGAGAGGCCATCTCCACTCTCTTCAATGTCGTTGGAATTGGAGCTGGGTTACAGTTAGCGTCAACTATTTGTTCATCAATACAAGGAAAG TTAGTAGCTGCACCTCTCCTTTCAATCGTACATGTATACTGTGTTGTAGAGCAAATGCGAGCAACTCCGATAAACACGTTGAATCCGCAGAGGACGGCAATGATCGTTGCTGATTTCGTGAAGGCAGGAAGGATACCAAGCCCTGCTGACATAAGGTACCAAGAAGATCTTGTTTTTCCTGGAAGACTCATAGAGGAAGCTGGAAACGTAAAAGTAGGAAGGGCTTTACATGAGGTTATTAAACCATCAAAACTTGttgaaatgaaacaaatatttccTGGGGAGAAGTTTGTTTTGAACCAAAGTAAAAAATGGGTTGACATGGTGTTGGAGCATGATGCCTCAGGTGAAGATGCATTGAGGGGGTGGCTAGTAGCTGCATATACTACAAACATAAAAGAGCCTTCTCATGAGCCAACTGCTAGTGTGTTGCTCGAGGCTTACGAAAAGATGAATGATGTGTTCACTCCGTTTCTATCTGAACTTCAGGCTAAAGGGTGGTATACCGATCGTTTTCTTGATGGAGCGGGAAGTCGTTTTGCCTGGTAG
- the LOC101220310 gene encoding uncharacterized protein LOC101220310 produces MDSSRFLNLLLLLCFAAATAEVASARRPGFLFSRTTGRCTAQFWSSRSEAWPRMAPESATVAKIFGSRAHERYGSEMTLMEAAAGAGDEEEEVFGRVVKEATAALLNSYTRRRVFPYSAWEVKTLFIKALVSKEAAVLQSQRFAFANESCN; encoded by the exons ATGGACTCTTCTCGCTTTCTCaatctccttctccttctctgtTTCGCTGCCGCCACCGCAGAAGTAGCATCAGCGCGCCGCCCTGGATTTCTCTTCTCAAGAACTACAGGAAGATGCACTGCGCA GTTCTGGAGCAGTAGGAGTGAGGCTTGGCCACGGATGGCGCCGGAATCCGCTACAGTGGCGAAAATTTTCGGATCGAGAGCTCATGAACGGTATGGATCTGAGATGACGTTAATGGAAGCGGCGGCGGGTGCCGGGGATGAGGAAGAGGAGGTTTTTGGTAGAGTAGTGAAGGAAGCAACTGCAGCATTGTTGAATTCGTATACTAGAAGAAGGGTTTTTCCATATTCGGCTTGGGAAGTGAAGACATTGTTCATCAAAGCATTGGTTTCTAAAGAGGCTGCTGTTCTTCAGTCTCAACGTTTTGCTTTTGCTAATGAGTCTTGTAATTAG